From Haloarcula hispanica ATCC 33960, the proteins below share one genomic window:
- a CDS encoding ABC1 kinase family protein, with product MTAEERVADEPTGGTVSQPGGVGVRLRALWRALVIVWQFVPLLWQWGRDRKRFLLFGRSRSVTPETRMRRARYLKNTFVDLGPAFIKLGQMLSTRPDALPRAYVDVLSELQDNVPPDAWATIEPVIERELGDDIDALFEEFDTTAISGASLGQVYEAQIGGQRVAVKVLRPNIRTRVESDLRVLSTLLPVLTYGADPGQAFTLENLTEEFATTVRREMDYGHEARMLREIGDNFANDDDIAIPDVVGSHSTDRVLTMTYLDGVKIDDVERLDELGIDRPALVRRLEEVYIQMIVEDGLFHADPHPGNLAVQPDGTLVFYDFGMTGYLGPRTQDQLLDFYVGLATDDVDRVMDAFVEMGALDPMADREVMREAFDIVIEQFRGEDISEYRIEQLVGQFETQLYEFPMRLPQDLALVVRVTTVLEGVCRTLDPEFDFIEIISEYVMEQGAGDDLRERIKTEIQETVTDSTRSAVRTAPKMENALDRVEREELLVKTVLEDSDGLSRVLAKRLLLGIVASAGVPVSAYLYTVNGLQPTGLALGGSAAVLGILAWSFRRRRGSALSSPQFTRHEMQQRQAADAVEGEE from the coding sequence GTGACTGCTGAGGAGCGTGTCGCCGACGAACCGACGGGAGGGACAGTGTCACAGCCGGGCGGTGTCGGCGTCAGGCTCCGGGCGCTCTGGCGGGCGCTCGTCATCGTCTGGCAGTTCGTCCCGCTGCTTTGGCAGTGGGGGCGGGACCGCAAGCGGTTCCTCCTGTTCGGTCGGTCCCGGTCAGTGACCCCCGAGACACGGATGCGGCGCGCTCGTTACCTGAAAAACACATTCGTCGACCTCGGACCGGCGTTCATCAAGCTCGGGCAGATGCTGTCGACCCGGCCTGACGCCCTGCCGCGGGCGTACGTGGACGTGCTCTCGGAGCTACAGGATAACGTTCCACCGGACGCGTGGGCCACCATCGAGCCTGTCATCGAACGGGAACTGGGCGACGACATCGACGCGCTGTTCGAAGAGTTCGACACGACAGCCATTTCGGGAGCCTCGCTGGGCCAGGTGTACGAGGCACAGATCGGCGGCCAGCGGGTCGCCGTGAAAGTGCTTCGACCCAACATCAGAACGCGCGTCGAATCCGACCTGCGCGTGCTGTCGACGCTGCTGCCCGTGCTCACCTACGGCGCGGACCCGGGCCAGGCATTTACGCTGGAAAATCTCACCGAAGAGTTCGCAACGACGGTCCGCCGGGAGATGGACTACGGCCACGAGGCGCGAATGCTCCGTGAAATCGGCGACAACTTCGCAAACGACGACGACATCGCCATCCCGGACGTCGTCGGGAGCCACTCGACGGACCGCGTGCTGACGATGACGTACCTCGACGGCGTGAAAATCGACGACGTAGAGCGTCTGGACGAACTCGGCATCGACAGGCCGGCACTCGTCCGGCGGCTCGAAGAGGTGTACATCCAGATGATCGTCGAGGACGGCCTCTTCCACGCTGACCCCCATCCCGGCAATCTGGCAGTCCAGCCCGACGGGACGCTCGTCTTCTACGATTTCGGGATGACCGGCTACCTCGGTCCCCGGACACAGGACCAACTGCTGGATTTCTACGTCGGGCTGGCGACCGATGACGTGGACCGCGTGATGGACGCCTTCGTCGAGATGGGCGCACTGGACCCGATGGCCGACCGCGAGGTGATGCGAGAGGCGTTCGACATCGTGATCGAGCAGTTCCGCGGCGAGGACATCAGCGAGTACCGAATCGAACAGTTAGTCGGCCAGTTCGAGACGCAACTGTACGAGTTCCCGATGCGCCTGCCACAGGACCTGGCGCTGGTGGTCCGGGTAACGACGGTCCTCGAAGGCGTCTGTCGGACGCTCGACCCCGAGTTCGACTTCATCGAGATCATCTCCGAGTACGTCATGGAGCAGGGCGCTGGGGACGATCTCCGGGAGCGGATCAAGACGGAAATCCAGGAGACGGTGACGGACTCGACCCGGTCGGCGGTGCGGACAGCGCCGAAGATGGAGAACGCACTCGATAGGGTCGAGCGCGAAGAACTGCTCGTCAAGACCGTCCTCGAAGACTCCGACGGACTGAGCCGGGTGCTCGCCAAGCGGCTCCTGCTCGGTATCGTCGCCAGCGCCGGCGTGCCGGTGAGTGCCTACCTCTACACCGTGAACGGGCTCCAGCCCACCGGACTCGCGCTGGGCGGGAGCGCCGCGGTGCTTGGGATTCTCGCGTGGTCGTTCCGCCGACGCCGCGGATCGGCGCTGTCGTCGCCGCAGTTCACTCGTCACGAGATGCAACAGCGGCAGGCGGCCGATGCGGTGGAGGGAGAAGAGTAG
- a CDS encoding cryptochrome/photolyase family protein — MTVWLRGDHLLRRSGPVDNRPDEPVLLIEAQSFARKLPYHPHKLILLFSAMRHFRDDLRDAGRTVQYRQTETFEDGLAAHFEANPDDALVTHRPQTESAQARLESLVADAGGAVEFVPDERFLCPPSQFDGWVGDGRYRHEDFYRFMRRETDYLMADGDPVGGEWNYDDQNRETPPDEWTPAEPPLFEPDDVTRDVIEWVEETFEGSYDEQPYGGDWADPDPFRWPVTRRQAVRALDHFVTSRLPEFGPYQDAMLEDEWAMSHSLLSTSLNLGLLGPDEVIERAIAAYEDGDAPLHSVEGFVRQVLGWREFLRHVYRREMPDLAAANQLGASEALPDFYWDGDTDMACLSDVVDGVRERGYSHHIERLMILANFGLIYGVEPAQLNRWFHAGYVDAFHWVTTPNVVEMGLYGAGVFATKPYASSANYVDKMSDYCSGCPYYKTKTTGEGACPFNALYWDFLDRNEDTLRSNHRMGLMYSHVDNKSDEELTEIRERAAEIREMAAAGDL, encoded by the coding sequence ATGACCGTCTGGCTCCGGGGCGACCACCTCCTCCGCCGGTCCGGCCCCGTCGACAACCGACCCGACGAGCCGGTGCTCCTGATAGAGGCGCAGTCGTTCGCCCGCAAACTGCCGTACCACCCACACAAGCTGATTCTGCTGTTCAGCGCAATGCGGCATTTTCGCGACGACCTCCGGGACGCCGGTCGGACGGTCCAGTACCGCCAGACGGAGACCTTCGAGGACGGACTGGCGGCACATTTCGAGGCCAATCCGGACGACGCGCTCGTAACTCACCGACCACAGACCGAGTCCGCGCAGGCGCGACTCGAATCACTGGTTGCCGACGCTGGCGGAGCGGTCGAGTTCGTCCCCGACGAACGCTTCCTCTGCCCCCCTTCGCAGTTCGACGGGTGGGTTGGGGACGGACGCTACCGCCACGAGGACTTCTACCGGTTCATGCGCCGAGAAACGGACTATCTGATGGCCGACGGCGACCCGGTCGGCGGCGAGTGGAACTACGACGACCAGAACCGGGAGACGCCACCCGATGAGTGGACCCCGGCGGAGCCACCGCTGTTCGAGCCGGACGACGTGACCCGGGACGTCATCGAGTGGGTCGAGGAAACGTTCGAGGGGAGCTACGACGAGCAGCCCTACGGCGGTGACTGGGCCGATCCCGACCCGTTCCGTTGGCCCGTCACTCGGCGGCAGGCCGTCCGCGCCCTGGACCACTTCGTTACGAGCCGACTACCGGAGTTCGGGCCGTACCAGGACGCGATGCTGGAGGACGAGTGGGCGATGAGCCACAGTCTGCTCTCCACGTCGCTCAATCTGGGACTCCTCGGCCCTGACGAGGTCATTGAACGCGCTATCGCTGCCTACGAGGACGGCGACGCGCCGCTGCACAGCGTGGAGGGGTTCGTCCGGCAGGTGCTCGGGTGGCGCGAGTTCCTCCGGCACGTCTACCGCCGGGAGATGCCGGACCTCGCCGCGGCGAACCAGCTCGGCGCGAGCGAGGCCCTGCCGGACTTCTACTGGGACGGCGACACCGACATGGCATGTCTCTCCGACGTGGTCGACGGCGTCCGGGAACGAGGGTATTCACACCACATCGAGCGGCTGATGATTCTCGCGAACTTCGGTCTCATTTACGGCGTCGAGCCGGCGCAACTGAACCGCTGGTTCCACGCCGGCTACGTCGACGCCTTCCACTGGGTGACGACGCCGAACGTCGTCGAGATGGGGCTATACGGCGCGGGCGTGTTCGCCACCAAACCCTACGCCTCGTCGGCGAACTACGTGGACAAGATGAGCGACTACTGCTCGGGCTGTCCGTACTACAAGACGAAGACGACCGGCGAGGGTGCCTGTCCGTTCAACGCGCTGTACTGGGACTTCCTGGACCGAAACGAAGATACACTCCGGTCCAACCATCGAATGGGGCTGATGTACAGCCACGTCGACAACAAGAGCGACGAGGAACTCACAGAGATACGCGAGCGAGCCGCAGAGATTCGGGAAATGGCGGCCGCTGGCGACCTCTGA
- a CDS encoding DUF7521 family protein, producing MNGDIPLIVIGFKTVTVLLGGLITYFATRAALKTRATGLTYLAVGFATITVGSLIAGVADQLFGLSTNAALIFENALTAVGFAVIAYSLYVTSRSALVKR from the coding sequence ATGAACGGAGATATCCCACTCATCGTCATCGGATTCAAGACTGTGACAGTGTTGCTTGGCGGGCTCATCACCTACTTCGCAACCCGCGCGGCACTGAAAACGAGGGCGACCGGACTCACGTATCTCGCCGTCGGATTCGCGACTATCACCGTTGGGTCGCTCATCGCCGGCGTCGCAGACCAACTGTTCGGCCTGAGTACCAACGCTGCACTGATCTTCGAGAACGCGCTCACCGCGGTCGGCTTCGCGGTCATCGCGTACTCGCTGTACGTCACCAGTCGCTCCGCGCTAGTAAAGCGATAA
- a CDS encoding halocyanin domain-containing protein yields MTDDLDRRTFIRTTAAVSGAGLLAGCGGSGGDGGSGETEATEAEEMATTEAEEMDTESSGGMETVEASSEVADYVGESSNFDGNTVVMTDQNEVSVAVGAEGNGGAFAFDPPAIKVSTGTTVVWEWTGEGAGHNVKSEGDGPLDSGSAVSEEGTTYEYTFEETGTYLYNCVPHKALGMVGAVVVE; encoded by the coding sequence ATGACAGACGACCTCGACAGGCGGACGTTCATCCGCACGACGGCAGCCGTATCAGGCGCTGGACTCCTTGCTGGCTGTGGCGGGTCCGGCGGCGATGGTGGCAGCGGCGAAACGGAAGCCACCGAAGCAGAGGAGATGGCTACCACTGAAGCCGAGGAGATGGACACCGAGAGCAGCGGTGGGATGGAGACCGTCGAAGCATCGAGCGAAGTGGCGGACTACGTCGGTGAGTCGTCCAACTTCGACGGCAACACGGTCGTGATGACTGACCAGAACGAGGTCTCCGTTGCAGTCGGCGCCGAGGGGAACGGCGGCGCGTTCGCCTTCGATCCGCCCGCGATCAAAGTCTCGACCGGAACGACGGTCGTCTGGGAGTGGACCGGTGAAGGGGCCGGCCACAACGTCAAGTCCGAAGGCGACGGCCCGCTCGACTCGGGCTCGGCTGTCTCAGAGGAAGGAACCACCTACGAGTACACGTTCGAGGAAACCGGCACCTACCTCTACAACTGTGTCCCGCACAAGGCGCTCGGGATGGTCGGCGCAGTCGTCGTCGAATAA